One genomic window of Quercus lobata isolate SW786 chromosome 9, ValleyOak3.0 Primary Assembly, whole genome shotgun sequence includes the following:
- the LOC115959678 gene encoding actin-depolymerizing factor 7-like — MDVSDECKQKFLEHIAKSNCRFIIFKIENQEVVVEKLGIPDEAYVDFTASQPASECRITIFNFDFTTDQNFQKSKIFFSVHGRNKVVYASSEDRFKSQLDGIQVELQATDSSEMSLDIVKGRTL, encoded by the exons ATGGATGTGAGTGATGAATGTAAACAGAAGTTCTTGGAGCATATAGCAAAGAGTAACTGCAGGTTTATTATTTTCAAGATTGAGAATCAAGAAGTGGTGGTAGAGAAACTTGGAATCCCAGATGAAGCCTATGTGGACTTCACCGCATCTCAGCCTGCCAGTGAGTGCCGCattactatctttaattttgatttcaccACTGATCAGAATTTCCAGaaaagcaaaattttcttttcagtgCATG GGAGAAATAAGGTGGTCTATGCCAGCTCCGAGGATAGATTCAAGAGTCAACTGGATGGAATTCAAGTTGAGTTGCAAGCAACAGACTCTAGTGAAATGAGCCTTGACATTGTAAAAGGACGAACACTGTAA